In Paenarthrobacter sp. GOM3, a single window of DNA contains:
- a CDS encoding sensor histidine kinase, with protein MRFSTQTLLLQLGVVLLVVLLSGAVHAWLVYGRIGDEAENQALTLARTVAADPDIRTNVQEISKEEGTPPAGVLAVGPLQAAAEAVRVRTGALFVVITDETGLRLAHPDLARLGERVSTDPSVALAGKEITTRNTGTLGPSAGAKVPVYSPDTAGTIVGEVSVGYSMESLSNSLGRDILPIALTAGGALLAGVLASFLLRRRLQRLTLGLEPEEISTLVHDQVAVLQGVDDGVIGIAADGRISVFNAAASRLLDLPDATGQDWATADVPEQLKQLTQPAARDAEPVEIVAGGRVLVASARKAWHRKEDLGWVVMLRDRTELQQLTRQLDAVGTMSTALRAQRHEFANQLHTIAGFMSIGQHDSAKEYLARISATGPLKFPVEQAELLQDAYLQAFIGAKGVEASERGVTLRVGPETLVRGHVADPQDVTTVLGNLIDNAVSAAVAGSAAERWVEVELLDDPAADGGTLHLVVGDSGDGLGNLDPEEVFAEGFTTSAQPVRSGAGQGLGLALVRQLARRRGGDVRVLDHGSEGGPGAVFMATIPGVMDAEGPTGSTEREDLSG; from the coding sequence ATGCGGTTCTCCACCCAAACCCTCCTCCTCCAACTCGGCGTGGTCCTGCTGGTGGTCCTGCTCAGCGGCGCCGTCCATGCCTGGTTGGTGTACGGACGGATCGGCGACGAAGCCGAAAACCAGGCCCTCACCCTCGCCAGGACCGTCGCGGCGGATCCGGACATCAGGACCAACGTCCAGGAGATCAGCAAGGAAGAAGGCACTCCGCCGGCAGGTGTGCTGGCAGTCGGGCCGCTCCAGGCTGCTGCCGAAGCGGTGCGGGTGCGCACCGGAGCCCTTTTCGTCGTCATCACGGACGAAACAGGCCTGCGTCTGGCCCACCCCGACCTCGCCCGGCTGGGTGAACGCGTGAGCACCGACCCCTCCGTTGCCCTCGCAGGGAAGGAAATCACCACCCGCAATACGGGCACGCTGGGCCCCTCGGCCGGGGCCAAAGTACCCGTCTACTCGCCCGACACTGCCGGCACCATCGTGGGCGAAGTCAGCGTCGGCTATTCCATGGAGTCCCTCAGCAACAGCCTGGGACGGGACATCCTGCCCATCGCGTTAACCGCTGGCGGAGCTCTCCTTGCCGGCGTCCTGGCCTCATTTCTCCTTCGCCGCAGGCTCCAAAGACTCACCCTGGGCCTGGAACCCGAAGAAATCAGCACCCTGGTCCACGATCAGGTGGCTGTCCTGCAGGGTGTGGATGACGGCGTGATCGGCATAGCCGCCGACGGGCGGATCTCCGTCTTCAACGCAGCCGCCTCCCGCCTCCTGGACCTCCCCGACGCCACCGGCCAGGACTGGGCCACCGCGGACGTTCCCGAACAGCTCAAGCAGCTGACGCAACCTGCAGCGCGGGATGCCGAACCCGTAGAGATCGTGGCGGGCGGCAGGGTTCTGGTGGCCAGTGCGCGCAAGGCATGGCATCGGAAGGAGGACCTCGGCTGGGTGGTCATGCTCCGCGACCGTACCGAGCTGCAGCAACTGACACGCCAGCTGGACGCCGTTGGGACCATGTCCACGGCCCTCCGCGCCCAACGCCACGAGTTCGCCAACCAACTCCACACCATCGCCGGTTTCATGAGCATCGGACAACACGATTCCGCCAAGGAATACCTTGCAAGGATCTCCGCCACCGGTCCCCTGAAATTTCCCGTTGAGCAGGCCGAACTCCTGCAGGACGCCTACCTGCAGGCCTTTATCGGCGCCAAGGGAGTGGAGGCGTCCGAACGCGGAGTGACCCTGCGCGTCGGGCCGGAGACATTGGTCCGCGGACACGTCGCCGATCCACAGGACGTGACCACAGTGCTCGGCAACCTGATAGACAATGCGGTGAGTGCCGCCGTCGCCGGTTCCGCCGCGGAACGTTGGGTGGAAGTGGAACTGCTGGACGACCCGGCCGCGGACGGCGGCACCCTGCACCTTGTCGTGGGCGACTCCGGCGACGGTTTGGGGAACCTGGACCCCGAGGAAGTCTTCGCCGAAGGATTCACGACGTCGGCACAACCGGTACGCTCGGGGGCTGGACAAGGATTGGGGCTGGCTTTGGTGCGGCAACTCGCGCGGAGGCGCGGAGGCGATGTCCGCGTCCTGGATCACGGCAGCGAGGGTGGCCCGGGCGCGGTCTTCATGGCCACCATTCCCGGGGTGATGGATGCCGAAGGCCCCACAGGCTCAACGGAAAGGGAGGACCTCAGTGGTTGA
- a CDS encoding CitMHS family transporter, whose amino-acid sequence MLVLLGFAMIAVFMVLIMTKKLTPVLALIIVPTIFGLFAGAGLGIGPMVMDSMKSMTSTAALLMFAIIYFGLMIDVGLFDPLVKFILRKLGNDPAKVVLGTAILAAAVSLDGDGSTTFILTTAAMLPVYLRLKMSPVVLTCVAGLANGTMNILPWGGPTARAATALKLDVNDVFVPMVPSLIVGLIVVMVFSWLLGLQERNRLRSVAPEIWGDVADPADAFDGGTGRGGSVAAGPGSGKSRFGFGRTGSTAPVGKPGTGGGSGVAVLERTEVLVDDHDAAMADTALDPNRKTLRPKLFWFNLVLTVAVMVTLVANIVPLPFVFMVGSAIALLVNFPKVKDQGAQLIAHAPSIVAVVSMVMAAAVLTGVLNGTGMVKAMSEWLVQIIPAEMGPFMAIITGVLSIPMTFFMSNDAFYFGVLPVLSETAAHYGVGAADMARASITGQPFHLQSPLVPAILLLVSLAKVELGDHHKKVLWRTAVISIVMLAVGVLTGAIGIG is encoded by the coding sequence ATGCTGGTTTTGCTTGGATTCGCAATGATTGCGGTATTCATGGTCCTGATCATGACCAAAAAGTTGACGCCGGTTCTGGCGCTGATCATCGTCCCCACCATCTTTGGTCTCTTCGCAGGGGCAGGCTTGGGCATCGGGCCCATGGTCATGGATTCGATGAAGTCCATGACGTCAACGGCCGCGCTCCTGATGTTCGCCATCATCTACTTCGGATTGATGATCGACGTCGGGCTCTTCGACCCGTTGGTCAAGTTCATCCTCCGCAAGCTGGGGAACGACCCGGCAAAGGTTGTCCTGGGCACCGCGATCCTGGCCGCAGCGGTCTCCCTCGATGGTGACGGTTCCACCACCTTCATCCTCACCACCGCCGCGATGCTCCCCGTCTACCTGCGGCTCAAAATGAGCCCCGTGGTCCTCACCTGCGTAGCCGGCCTGGCCAACGGAACCATGAACATCCTGCCGTGGGGTGGCCCCACTGCCCGCGCTGCCACTGCGCTCAAGCTCGACGTCAACGACGTCTTCGTTCCGATGGTCCCCTCACTCATTGTTGGGCTGATCGTTGTGATGGTCTTCTCCTGGCTGCTCGGCCTGCAGGAACGCAACCGCCTCCGCTCGGTCGCTCCGGAGATCTGGGGCGACGTCGCCGATCCTGCTGATGCGTTCGACGGCGGCACCGGCCGCGGCGGTTCTGTCGCCGCCGGCCCGGGCTCCGGTAAGAGCCGCTTCGGATTCGGCCGCACCGGCTCAACTGCCCCCGTTGGCAAGCCGGGCACCGGCGGAGGTTCCGGCGTCGCAGTCCTGGAACGCACCGAAGTACTGGTGGACGACCACGACGCCGCCATGGCCGACACCGCGCTGGACCCCAACCGCAAGACCCTGCGTCCCAAGCTGTTCTGGTTCAACCTGGTCCTCACGGTGGCCGTCATGGTCACGCTGGTCGCCAACATCGTTCCCCTGCCGTTCGTCTTCATGGTCGGCTCCGCAATCGCACTGCTGGTCAACTTCCCCAAGGTCAAGGACCAGGGTGCCCAGCTGATCGCCCACGCACCGTCGATCGTCGCCGTCGTCAGCATGGTCATGGCGGCGGCCGTCCTCACCGGTGTCCTGAACGGCACGGGCATGGTCAAGGCGATGTCCGAGTGGCTGGTCCAGATCATCCCCGCCGAGATGGGCCCGTTCATGGCCATCATCACAGGCGTCCTGAGCATCCCGATGACGTTCTTCATGAGCAATGACGCGTTCTACTTCGGTGTCCTGCCTGTTCTCAGCGAAACCGCGGCGCACTACGGTGTGGGTGCAGCGGACATGGCCCGCGCCTCCATCACCGGCCAGCCCTTCCACCTGCAGAGCCCGCTGGTCCCCGCGATCCTCCTGCTGGTGTCGCTGGCAAAGGTGGAACTGGGTGACCACCACAAGAAGGTCCTGTGGCGGACGGCAGTCATCTCGATCGTGATGCTGGCTGTCGGAGTCCTGACCGGAGCCATCGGCATCGGCTAA
- a CDS encoding cytochrome c oxidase assembly protein translates to MPPFDVLVSAWQIDWAAVIMISSFGVLYGLGLKSAAANGHRWPLWRTVAFYFLGLGSLAVLTCGFLGVYGSDLRWAFTVKVSLLLFVVPLLIGLGRPISLARAALPASGIERLNIVLAHPAARFVSNSLAAPLLGLALFSTFLTPAFHTLRADPLAQALLTFLIPLLGLLMALPIIEEADFQRSSAYITLEFVFVFIELLVDAVPGILLRLNGQVLDHVMTTQAALGWFPDPLRDQQLAGDALWFICEIVDLPLIILMFIRFSRSDKREARGFDDLTDEQLEELNAQHLRGR, encoded by the coding sequence GTGCCGCCCTTTGATGTCCTCGTCAGCGCCTGGCAGATCGACTGGGCAGCTGTGATCATGATCAGTTCTTTCGGCGTGCTCTACGGTCTTGGACTAAAGTCTGCCGCCGCCAATGGCCACCGCTGGCCCCTCTGGCGAACCGTCGCGTTCTATTTCCTGGGGCTTGGATCCTTGGCTGTCCTTACCTGCGGGTTCCTCGGAGTCTATGGCTCCGACCTGCGGTGGGCCTTCACGGTCAAGGTCTCCTTGCTCCTGTTCGTCGTACCACTGCTGATCGGATTGGGCAGGCCGATCTCACTGGCCCGAGCCGCCCTGCCTGCGTCCGGCATTGAGAGGCTGAACATCGTCCTGGCCCATCCCGCCGCGCGTTTCGTCAGCAACTCGCTTGCCGCGCCACTCCTGGGTTTGGCGCTGTTCTCCACATTCCTGACCCCTGCCTTCCACACCCTGCGGGCCGATCCTTTGGCACAGGCTCTCCTGACCTTCCTGATTCCGTTGCTGGGCCTTCTCATGGCACTGCCCATCATTGAGGAAGCCGACTTCCAGCGCTCCAGCGCCTACATCACCCTGGAGTTCGTCTTTGTCTTCATCGAGCTCCTGGTTGATGCGGTCCCCGGCATCCTGCTCCGCCTTAACGGGCAGGTGCTCGACCATGTCATGACGACGCAGGCGGCGTTGGGCTGGTTCCCGGATCCCTTGCGTGACCAGCAGTTGGCGGGGGATGCTTTGTGGTTTATCTGTGAAATCGTGGACCTGCCGCTCATCATCCTGATGTTCATCCGGTTTTCGCGCAGCGACAAGCGTGAGGCCCGGGGCTTCGACGACCTGACCGACGAGCAACTGGAAGAACTGAACGCCCAACACCTTCGAGGGCGCTGA
- a CDS encoding AI-2E family transporter translates to MPDLRTGLPAIWADGLGRASIRSVQALTVGALAWAVIWALTRVPLVLIPLTIALILAAAIAPLVRWLARHGWPRALAVLASFVGILVVFGGIVTGIVFLIRAQSKDLTAKAVAGLDHLHEFLTSGPIPVSDAQINDTRESVQRFFTSSSFGTEALTGARTLGEILAGMVLMAVILFFFLKDGHKIRNFLIGFLPAERRPKAHMAIERSAVVLGGYVRGTAIVAATDGIIVGVALAILGVPLALPLGAFVFIGGFIPIIGATTAGTLAVAVALISNGPVTALIVLAVVIGANQLEHHLLQPILMGRVLSIHGLAILLALAAGTMIAGIVGALLAVPVTAVGWTVYKTLSEPEPKQEPEPGPDAEAVAAEG, encoded by the coding sequence ATGCCTGACCTTCGCACCGGCCTACCTGCGATATGGGCCGACGGTCTGGGACGGGCCAGCATCCGCTCCGTACAGGCCCTGACGGTAGGGGCATTGGCCTGGGCTGTTATCTGGGCGCTGACCCGGGTGCCATTGGTGTTGATCCCGCTCACGATCGCGCTGATCCTGGCCGCTGCGATCGCGCCGCTGGTGCGTTGGCTTGCCCGGCACGGTTGGCCGCGCGCACTCGCCGTGCTGGCCTCGTTCGTGGGAATCCTTGTGGTGTTCGGCGGGATTGTTACGGGGATCGTGTTCCTCATCCGGGCACAGTCGAAGGATCTGACAGCTAAGGCGGTTGCCGGCCTCGACCACCTCCACGAATTCCTGACCTCCGGACCAATCCCGGTGAGCGACGCCCAAATCAACGACACCCGCGAATCGGTACAGCGGTTCTTTACCTCCAGCTCGTTTGGCACGGAGGCGCTGACCGGGGCACGGACGTTGGGGGAAATCCTGGCCGGAATGGTGCTGATGGCTGTGATCCTGTTCTTCTTCCTCAAGGACGGGCACAAGATCCGTAACTTCCTTATCGGCTTCCTGCCCGCCGAACGCCGCCCCAAAGCGCACATGGCCATCGAACGCAGCGCAGTCGTCCTGGGCGGCTACGTCCGCGGAACGGCCATCGTTGCCGCAACGGACGGGATCATCGTTGGAGTGGCCTTGGCCATCCTGGGTGTTCCCTTGGCGTTGCCGCTGGGCGCCTTTGTCTTCATTGGAGGGTTTATCCCGATCATCGGCGCCACAACCGCGGGAACCTTGGCGGTCGCCGTCGCCCTGATCTCCAACGGTCCTGTGACGGCCCTGATTGTGCTGGCCGTCGTTATCGGTGCAAACCAGCTGGAACACCACCTCCTGCAACCCATCCTGATGGGCAGGGTCCTCAGCATTCACGGCCTGGCGATCCTGCTGGCCCTTGCTGCCGGCACCATGATCGCCGGAATCGTGGGTGCACTGCTCGCCGTTCCCGTCACCGCCGTCGGATGGACCGTCTACAAGACGCTGTCCGAGCCGGAACCCAAACAGGAACCTGAACCAGGACCGGACGCTGAAGCAGTTGCGGCAGAGGGCTGA
- the gatC gene encoding Asp-tRNA(Asn)/Glu-tRNA(Gln) amidotransferase subunit GatC — MAAINRDDVAHLARLAHIEMSAEELDRMAGELAVIVDSVKSVSEAAGEDVPATSHPIPLTNVFREDVVGHTFTAEQALSGAPDAFENRFKVPAILDED, encoded by the coding sequence ATGGCTGCGATCAACCGTGACGACGTCGCGCATCTTGCGCGTCTGGCTCACATTGAAATGAGTGCCGAAGAACTGGACAGGATGGCCGGCGAGCTCGCTGTCATCGTCGATTCAGTGAAGTCCGTCAGCGAAGCCGCGGGGGAGGACGTGCCAGCCACGTCGCACCCGATTCCGTTGACCAACGTGTTCCGTGAGGACGTTGTGGGCCACACGTTCACGGCTGAGCAGGCGCTGTCCGGTGCTCCGGATGCGTTCGAGAACCGTTTCAAGGTCCCGGCAATCCTGGATGAGGACTAA
- the gatA gene encoding Asp-tRNA(Asn)/Glu-tRNA(Gln) amidotransferase subunit GatA: MTELKNELIRHSAADLAAKLASREVSAVEVTQAHLDRIADVDGQVHAFLHVNTEEALAVAAEVDAARAAGGAAAEELHALAGVPIAVKDLIVTIGQPTTAGSKILEGWHSPYDATVVKKLRAAKMPILGKTNLDEFAMGSSTEHSAFGPTRNPWDLDRIPGGSGGGSAAAVAAFEAPLALGTDTGGSIRQPGAVTGTVGVKPTYGAVSRYGAIAMASSLDQIGPVSRTVLDSALLQEVIGGHDPFDSTSLTDPFTNLVAAARIGNVAGMKIGIVKELHGEGYQAGVENRFNESLQFLKDAGAEIVEVSCPNLKYALGAYYLIMPSEVSSNLAKFDGVRFGLRALPKDGPMTIERVMAATRAAGFGDEAKRRIILGTYALSAGYYDAYYGSAQKVRTLIQRDFDAAFAQADVLISPTAPTTAFKLGEKLDDPLAMYLNDVATIPANLAGIPGLSLPGGLADEDGLPVGIQLLAPAREDARLYRVGAVLESILEQKWGGPMLAQAPDLGAVSNTAGGSN; the protein is encoded by the coding sequence ATGACTGAGCTGAAGAACGAACTCATCCGCCACTCCGCTGCCGATCTCGCAGCCAAGCTGGCCTCCCGCGAGGTATCCGCTGTTGAGGTGACGCAGGCGCACCTCGACCGGATTGCCGACGTCGATGGCCAGGTACATGCCTTCCTGCACGTCAACACCGAGGAAGCCCTGGCAGTTGCCGCCGAGGTTGACGCCGCCCGCGCTGCCGGCGGTGCCGCTGCTGAGGAACTCCATGCCCTCGCCGGCGTGCCCATCGCGGTCAAGGACCTGATTGTCACCATCGGCCAGCCCACCACCGCTGGTTCGAAGATCCTCGAGGGCTGGCACAGCCCGTACGACGCAACCGTGGTGAAGAAGCTGCGCGCAGCCAAAATGCCGATCCTGGGCAAGACCAACCTGGACGAATTCGCCATGGGTTCCTCCACGGAGCACTCGGCTTTCGGCCCTACCCGCAACCCGTGGGACCTTGACCGCATTCCGGGCGGTTCGGGCGGTGGCTCAGCGGCCGCCGTCGCCGCTTTTGAGGCCCCGCTGGCACTCGGCACGGACACGGGTGGTTCCATCCGCCAGCCCGGCGCCGTGACTGGAACTGTTGGCGTGAAGCCGACGTATGGCGCTGTTTCCCGTTACGGCGCGATTGCCATGGCGTCGTCGCTGGACCAGATCGGGCCGGTATCACGGACCGTCCTGGACTCCGCCTTGTTGCAGGAAGTTATTGGCGGCCACGACCCGTTCGACTCCACATCGCTGACCGACCCGTTCACCAACCTGGTTGCTGCTGCCCGCATTGGCAACGTTGCAGGCATGAAGATCGGCATTGTGAAGGAACTTCACGGCGAGGGCTACCAGGCCGGCGTCGAGAACCGTTTCAACGAGTCCCTCCAGTTCCTCAAGGATGCCGGCGCGGAAATCGTTGAGGTTTCCTGCCCCAACCTGAAGTACGCCCTGGGCGCCTACTACCTGATCATGCCCTCCGAAGTGTCCAGCAACCTGGCCAAGTTCGACGGCGTGCGCTTCGGTTTGCGGGCTCTGCCCAAGGATGGTCCGATGACCATCGAGCGGGTCATGGCTGCCACCCGCGCCGCAGGTTTTGGTGACGAGGCCAAGCGGCGCATCATCCTTGGCACGTACGCGCTGAGCGCGGGCTACTACGACGCCTACTACGGTTCGGCCCAGAAGGTCCGTACCCTGATTCAACGCGACTTCGACGCCGCGTTTGCCCAGGCCGATGTCCTGATCTCTCCGACGGCGCCCACCACGGCGTTCAAGCTGGGCGAGAAGCTGGACGATCCGCTGGCGATGTACCTGAACGACGTCGCGACGATTCCGGCCAACCTGGCCGGCATCCCGGGTCTGTCGTTGCCGGGCGGCCTCGCCGACGAAGACGGCTTGCCTGTTGGCATCCAGTTGCTGGCCCCGGCCCGCGAGGATGCCCGCCTGTACCGCGTGGGTGCGGTCCTTGAATCCATCCTTGAACAGAAGTGGGGCGGCCCGATGCTCGCGCAAGCACCGGATCTGGGCGCCGTATCCAACACCGCCGGAGGTTCCAACTAA
- the gatB gene encoding Asp-tRNA(Asn)/Glu-tRNA(Gln) amidotransferase subunit GatB: MSVDATLSFEEAMEKYDPVLGFEVHVELNTKTKMFSSAPNVFGDEPNTNVNEVDLGMPGVLPVVNKTAVESSIKIGLALNCKIAESCRFARKNYFYPDTPKNFQTSQYDEPIAYDGYLDIELEDGTVFRVEIERAHMEEDAGKLTHMGGAAGRIQGADYSLVDYNRSGVPLVEIVTKPIEGAGSRAPELAKAYVAAVREIVKNLGVSDAKMERGNVRCDANVSLRPHGRERFGIRSETKNVNSLRAVEHAVRYEIQRHAAVLDSGEPVIQETRHWHEDTRSTTSGRPKSDADDYRYFPEPDLVPVVASREWVEELRATLPEPPAERRKRLKEAWGYSDLEFRDVVNAGVMDSIEETIAAGASADVARKWWMGEIVGRAKVADVEPSELGVTPQVIVELNKLVEDGKINNKMATQVLDGVLAGEGAPAEIVEKRGLAVVSDDGPLLEAIDAALAAQPDVADKIRGGKVQAVGAIVGGVMKATRGQADAGRVRELILERLGVEG; encoded by the coding sequence ATGTCCGTCGACGCAACCCTGAGCTTCGAAGAGGCCATGGAGAAGTACGATCCCGTCTTGGGGTTCGAGGTCCACGTGGAGCTCAACACCAAGACCAAAATGTTCTCCTCCGCCCCGAACGTCTTCGGTGACGAGCCGAACACCAACGTCAACGAAGTAGACCTCGGCATGCCCGGTGTCCTCCCGGTGGTCAACAAGACCGCAGTGGAGTCATCCATCAAGATCGGCCTCGCGCTGAACTGCAAGATCGCCGAATCATGCCGTTTCGCCCGGAAGAACTACTTCTACCCGGACACCCCCAAGAACTTCCAGACCTCCCAATACGATGAGCCGATCGCATATGACGGGTACCTCGACATCGAGCTGGAGGATGGCACGGTCTTCCGCGTGGAGATCGAACGCGCACACATGGAGGAGGACGCCGGAAAGCTGACCCACATGGGTGGCGCCGCCGGCCGCATCCAGGGCGCCGACTACTCACTGGTGGACTACAACCGTTCGGGTGTTCCCCTGGTGGAAATCGTCACCAAGCCGATCGAGGGCGCCGGAAGCCGCGCACCCGAACTGGCCAAGGCGTACGTTGCGGCTGTCCGCGAAATCGTCAAGAACCTTGGGGTTTCCGACGCCAAGATGGAACGCGGCAACGTCCGCTGCGACGCCAACGTCTCCTTGCGCCCGCACGGCCGGGAACGCTTCGGTATCCGTTCGGAAACCAAGAACGTGAACTCGCTGCGCGCCGTCGAACACGCCGTCCGCTACGAGATCCAGCGGCACGCCGCTGTTCTGGATTCCGGCGAGCCGGTCATCCAGGAGACGCGCCACTGGCACGAGGATACGCGTTCGACGACGTCGGGCCGGCCCAAGTCCGACGCTGACGATTACCGCTACTTCCCGGAGCCGGACCTGGTTCCCGTTGTCGCTTCCCGTGAATGGGTGGAGGAGCTCCGCGCCACCTTGCCCGAGCCGCCGGCCGAGCGCCGCAAGCGCCTCAAGGAAGCCTGGGGCTACTCCGACCTGGAATTCCGCGACGTCGTCAACGCGGGCGTCATGGATTCCATCGAAGAGACCATCGCAGCCGGTGCGTCCGCTGACGTGGCCCGCAAGTGGTGGATGGGCGAGATCGTTGGCCGCGCCAAGGTCGCCGACGTCGAACCCTCTGAACTGGGGGTCACCCCGCAGGTGATCGTTGAGCTCAACAAGCTCGTAGAAGACGGCAAGATCAACAACAAGATGGCCACCCAGGTCCTGGACGGCGTTCTCGCCGGCGAAGGTGCCCCGGCTGAGATCGTCGAGAAGCGCGGTCTGGCTGTTGTCTCCGACGACGGTCCACTTCTGGAAGCCATCGACGCCGCACTGGCAGCACAGCCCGACGTCGCGGACAAGATCCGTGGCGGCAAGGTCCAGGCCGTTGGCGCCATTGTGGGTGGAGTCATGAAGGCCACCCGTGGGCAGGCTGACGCAGGCCGTGTCCGCGAACTGATCCTGGAAAGGCTCGGCGTCGAGGGCTGA
- a CDS encoding DUF5666 domain-containing protein has product MGTITPGFRKVLLAGGIAVALTGGGAAAVWAGTQPSPSPSSTTASPSPSASADTKPAEARGKAIHGEHVVKQQDGSYRTVVTQAGTIEAVSDSEVTVKSEDGFTQRYAINAETRFAKIPTDLSQLRNGKGKPTLPSATVAELKTGDTVHASGVKDGNTVTATRIVSGELPAGPKAGHGHRGHGTA; this is encoded by the coding sequence ATGGGCACCATCACACCAGGTTTTCGCAAGGTCCTTCTTGCCGGCGGGATCGCCGTCGCGTTGACCGGCGGCGGGGCCGCCGCCGTGTGGGCGGGCACCCAACCCAGCCCTTCGCCGTCGAGCACCACTGCCTCACCCAGCCCGTCCGCCTCGGCGGACACCAAGCCCGCGGAGGCCCGCGGGAAGGCTATCCACGGCGAACATGTCGTGAAGCAGCAGGATGGCAGCTATCGCACGGTGGTCACCCAGGCTGGAACCATTGAAGCGGTGAGCGACTCCGAGGTCACGGTCAAGAGCGAAGACGGCTTCACCCAGCGGTATGCGATCAACGCCGAAACGCGCTTCGCGAAGATCCCGACGGACCTGTCGCAGCTCCGGAACGGGAAGGGCAAGCCCACGCTGCCGTCGGCCACCGTTGCTGAGTTGAAAACCGGTGACACAGTCCACGCCAGCGGGGTCAAGGACGGCAATACGGTCACCGCGACGCGGATCGTGTCGGGCGAACTCCCCGCAGGACCCAAAGCCGGCCACGGGCACAGGGGTCACGGCACCGCCTGA
- a CDS encoding formylglycine-generating enzyme family protein — translation MADCCSPGTGARTHSEQGRHLEPGRPLPLPTISDRPVASTAVENAASLTAEADVEVPAGTFAMGDPFGEGYDGDGESPVHQVRVSAFRISATTVTNEAFAGFVDATGHRTESELYGTSAVFHLAVKARPEDILNRVDAVPWWLNVRGADWAHPAGPLSHWTDIPDHPVTHVSYNDALAYCAWAGRRLPTEAEWEYAARGGLAGQRYPWGNELLNGSPGEAAHNCNIWQGEFPVRNDLDDGYLTTAPVRSYNPNGYGLYQTSGNVWEWCSDWFLPKYYRTCLARDTVEDPLGPTIGSGRVMRGGSYLCHDSYCNRYRLAARSSNTPDSAGANLGFRTVAL, via the coding sequence ATGGCAGATTGCTGTAGCCCAGGCACCGGCGCCCGGACACATTCCGAGCAGGGGCGGCACCTCGAGCCTGGGCGGCCCCTCCCCCTGCCAACGATCAGTGATCGGCCAGTGGCGAGTACCGCCGTCGAAAACGCAGCGTCCTTAACGGCGGAAGCCGACGTCGAGGTTCCCGCCGGCACCTTCGCGATGGGCGATCCGTTCGGCGAAGGCTATGACGGGGACGGCGAATCTCCCGTGCACCAGGTGCGGGTATCTGCGTTCCGAATCAGCGCCACCACCGTAACCAATGAGGCATTTGCCGGCTTTGTCGACGCCACCGGGCACCGCACCGAGTCCGAGCTGTACGGAACCTCGGCGGTGTTTCACCTGGCCGTGAAAGCCAGGCCGGAGGACATCCTGAACCGGGTGGACGCCGTCCCCTGGTGGCTCAACGTTCGCGGAGCAGACTGGGCACACCCGGCGGGGCCCCTCTCGCACTGGACGGACATCCCGGACCACCCGGTGACCCACGTCTCCTACAACGATGCGCTGGCGTACTGTGCGTGGGCGGGCCGCAGGCTCCCCACGGAAGCGGAATGGGAGTATGCCGCGCGCGGCGGCCTGGCTGGGCAACGCTACCCGTGGGGCAACGAACTCCTCAACGGTAGTCCTGGCGAGGCCGCCCACAACTGCAACATATGGCAAGGCGAATTCCCGGTCCGCAACGACCTCGACGACGGCTACCTCACCACCGCACCTGTCCGGTCATACAACCCCAACGGCTACGGGCTGTACCAAACCAGCGGCAACGTCTGGGAGTGGTGCAGCGACTGGTTCCTGCCCAAGTACTACAGGACGTGCCTGGCCCGCGACACGGTGGAGGACCCACTCGGCCCCACGATCGGAAGCGGACGGGTCATGCGCGGAGGCTCGTACCTTTGCCACGACTCCTACTGCAACCGATACCGCCTGGCGGCGCGGAGTTCCAACACGCCCGATTCAGCCGGGGCCAACCTGGGTTTCAGGACAGTGGCCCTCTGA